From a region of the Deltaproteobacteria bacterium genome:
- a CDS encoding ArsA family ATPase yields MSRLLDKRLLFVTGKGGVGKSTITAALALKAARDGKRTLVCEVRSHERISALLGQPPVGPEIKRLEPNLDAVDIETSAAFREYALMKLKFQAVYKVVFENRLMKYALRAIPSIAEIVTLGKIVYHLGEKQNGRNRWDLILVDAPATGHALTLLRTPQTILDSVPAGAMADEMQHILDVFRDPKESGVVLVTLPEEMPVNETIELDRELARTVPLERSAVVLNGDLPFRFAPLELEAMQARRNDPALRPGIEAAEAYQRRSDLAAKYVEKLRAEVKQPLARVPFRFVRTFDRAVVESISYDLAVVA; encoded by the coding sequence ATGTCCAGGCTCCTCGACAAGCGGCTGCTCTTCGTCACCGGCAAGGGCGGCGTGGGCAAGAGCACGATTACCGCGGCGCTCGCGCTCAAGGCCGCGCGCGACGGCAAGCGCACCCTGGTCTGCGAGGTCCGCTCGCACGAGCGCATCAGCGCCCTGCTCGGCCAGCCGCCGGTGGGTCCGGAGATCAAGCGGCTCGAGCCCAACCTCGACGCCGTGGACATCGAGACCAGCGCCGCCTTCCGCGAGTACGCGCTGATGAAGCTCAAGTTCCAGGCGGTCTACAAGGTCGTCTTCGAGAACCGCCTGATGAAGTACGCGCTCCGCGCCATTCCCTCGATCGCGGAGATCGTGACGCTGGGAAAGATCGTCTACCACCTCGGCGAGAAGCAGAACGGCCGCAACCGCTGGGACCTGATCCTCGTGGACGCGCCGGCGACGGGCCACGCGCTCACGCTCCTGCGCACGCCGCAGACGATCCTCGACTCCGTGCCCGCCGGCGCCATGGCCGACGAGATGCAGCACATCCTCGACGTCTTCCGCGATCCCAAAGAGAGCGGCGTGGTGCTGGTGACGCTGCCCGAGGAGATGCCGGTCAACGAGACCATCGAGCTCGACCGCGAGCTGGCGCGCACCGTGCCGCTCGAGCGCAGCGCGGTGGTGCTCAACGGCGACCTGCCGTTTCGATTTGCGCCGCTGGAGCTGGAGGCGATGCAGGCGCGTCGAAACGATCCCGCGCTTCGCCCAGGCATCGAGGCGGCGGAGGCCTACCAGCGCCGCAGCGATCTCGCCGCGAAGTACGTGGAGAAGCTGCGCGCCGAGGTGAAGCAGCCGCTGGCGCGCGTGCCCTTCCGCTTCGTGCGCACCTTCGATCGCGCGGTGGTGGAGTCCATCTCGTACGACCTGGCGGTGGTGGCGTGA
- a CDS encoding SlyX family protein has product MDLDPRVVELELKSMEQADLLQKLNEALVEQQRELDVLRKAVEHLAKKVDVLPGQVDAAASEKPPHY; this is encoded by the coding sequence ATGGACCTCGACCCGCGCGTGGTGGAGCTGGAGCTCAAGTCGATGGAGCAGGCGGATCTGCTCCAGAAGCTGAACGAAGCGCTGGTCGAGCAGCAGCGCGAGCTGGACGTGCTGCGCAAAGCGGTCGAGCACCTGGCCAAGAAGGTGGACGTGCTTCCCGGGCAGGTGGATGCAGCGGCGTCGGAGAAGCCGCCGCACTACTGA
- a CDS encoding TetR/AcrR family transcriptional regulator has product MTIVSEHGHPQGDLRLGWFPLTIAILRVTVPPSMTKVTQRAKQKLDTRERIRAAAWELFTTDGYDETTTKAVAERAGVATGTVFVHARDKADLLALVLGDRIRDTVDEGFASLPRGGLIAQWMHLFGRLFRMYAEHPKLSGAFVRSVPASDKGPNGQALDAYTFAFLHRLGTLVASASQRGELRRDVPSDAAARNAFALYLFALTAMLGGYVPLDAALVSLRESLELQVRGLKKG; this is encoded by the coding sequence ATGACTATAGTCAGTGAGCATGGTCATCCGCAAGGCGATCTGCGGCTCGGGTGGTTCCCGTTGACAATCGCGATCTTGCGGGTGACGGTTCCTCCTTCGATGACCAAGGTCACCCAGCGCGCGAAGCAGAAGCTCGACACCCGGGAGCGCATCCGGGCGGCGGCCTGGGAGCTCTTCACCACCGACGGCTACGACGAGACCACCACCAAGGCCGTGGCCGAGCGCGCCGGCGTGGCCACCGGGACGGTCTTCGTGCACGCGCGCGACAAGGCGGATTTGCTCGCGCTGGTGCTGGGCGATCGCATCCGCGACACGGTCGACGAGGGCTTCGCCTCGTTGCCGCGCGGGGGCCTCATCGCGCAGTGGATGCACCTGTTTGGCCGGCTGTTCCGGATGTACGCGGAGCACCCCAAGCTCTCGGGCGCGTTCGTGCGCAGCGTGCCCGCGTCGGACAAGGGCCCCAACGGTCAGGCGCTCGACGCGTACACCTTCGCGTTCCTGCATCGGCTGGGCACGCTGGTGGCGTCGGCGAGCCAGCGGGGCGAATTGCGTCGCGATGTCCCCAGCGACGCGGCCGCGCGCAACGCCTTCGCGCTCTACCTCTTCGCGCTCACGGCCATGCTCGGCGGCTACGTGCCCCTCGACGCCGCGCTGGTCTCGTTGCGCGAGTCGCTGGAGCTTCAGGTCCGCGGGCTCAAAAAAGGCTGA